From Streptomyces asiaticus, one genomic window encodes:
- a CDS encoding ABC transporter permease produces MPEPLAARARLFPALVAVYRAQLSRARVARIPLLFVATFQSIGIMILMRGVVDGGSEARSVVAGSSVLVVAFVALNLLAQYFGQLRASGGLDHYATLPVPPSAVVLGAAAAYASFTVPGTAVTAVMGSVLFQLPMTNLWILLAVIPLSGAALAGLGAALGLLAPRQELATLCGQLGMSAALLLGVLPAARMPQVVSYARDLLPSTYGVEALARSFDGQPDWWVVCADLGVCAGVAVVSLAAATWAYRRAAVR; encoded by the coding sequence ATGCCCGAGCCGCTGGCGGCCCGGGCGCGGCTCTTCCCCGCGCTCGTCGCGGTCTACCGCGCCCAGCTCTCACGGGCCCGGGTGGCCCGGATCCCGCTGCTCTTCGTGGCCACCTTCCAGTCCATCGGGATCATGATCCTGATGCGCGGGGTGGTGGACGGCGGAAGTGAGGCGCGGTCGGTGGTGGCCGGGTCGAGCGTGCTGGTCGTCGCCTTCGTGGCGCTCAACCTGCTGGCGCAGTACTTCGGCCAGCTGCGGGCCAGCGGCGGTCTCGACCACTACGCGACCCTGCCGGTGCCGCCCTCGGCCGTGGTGCTCGGGGCGGCCGCCGCGTACGCCTCCTTCACCGTGCCCGGGACCGCCGTCACCGCGGTGATGGGCAGTGTGCTCTTCCAGCTGCCCATGACCAACCTGTGGATCCTCCTCGCCGTGATCCCCCTGTCCGGCGCCGCCCTCGCCGGACTCGGCGCCGCACTGGGGCTGCTCGCCCCGCGCCAGGAACTCGCCACGCTGTGCGGGCAGTTGGGGATGTCCGCCGCGCTGCTGCTCGGCGTGCTGCCCGCGGCCCGGATGCCGCAGGTGGTGTCGTACGCGCGCGATCTGCTGCCGTCGACGTACGGTGTGGAGGCCCTGGCCCGGTCCTTCGACGGGCAGCCCGACTGGTGGGTGGTCTGCGCCGACCTCGGGGTGTGCGCCGGGGTGGCCGTGGTGTCACTCGCCGCCGCGACCTGGGCCTATCGGCGGGCGGCGGTGCGGTGA
- the ybaK gene encoding Cys-tRNA(Pro) deacylase encodes MPKKTKKNSAGTPATTALTAAGTDFTVHSYEHDPAAPSYGEEAAQALGVAPERVFKTLVASVDDRLTVAIVPVSATLDLKALASAVGGKRATMADPAVAERTTGYVRGGISPLGQRKRLPTALDASADGHETICVSAGRRGLEVELSPKDLASLTNAVVAPIARS; translated from the coding sequence ATGCCGAAGAAGACCAAGAAGAACTCGGCGGGCACCCCCGCCACCACCGCCCTGACCGCCGCGGGCACGGACTTCACCGTGCACTCCTACGAGCACGACCCGGCGGCCCCGTCCTACGGCGAGGAGGCCGCCCAGGCGCTCGGCGTCGCACCGGAGCGGGTCTTCAAGACCCTCGTCGCGAGCGTCGATGACCGCCTTACGGTCGCCATCGTGCCCGTCTCGGCCACCCTCGACCTCAAGGCGCTCGCCTCGGCGGTCGGCGGCAAGCGCGCCACGATGGCGGACCCGGCGGTGGCCGAGCGCACCACGGGCTATGTACGCGGCGGAATCTCCCCCCTCGGCCAGCGCAAGCGCCTCCCGACGGCCCTGGACGCGTCGGCCGACGGCCACGAGACGATCTGCGTCTCGGCGGGCCGCCGCGGGCTGGAGGTCGAACTGTCCCCCAAGGACCTGGCATCGCTGACGAACGCGGTGGTGGCCCCGATCGCCCGCTCCTAG
- a CDS encoding ABC transporter ATP-binding protein, with translation MRTGAKQATSGDLVCTVRGLVKTYPAARGRRGAPATPAVRASDGIDLDVVRGEVFGLLGPNGAGKSTLVRQLTGLLRPDEGQVRVLGHDLVRHPERAARLLGYLGQDSTALDELTVSLAAETTARLRGLETRAARAERDAVIEELGLGEVAGRPLKKLSGGQRRLACVAAALVGERPLLVLDEPTSGMDPVARRAVWAAVDRRRAERGVTVVLVTHNVIEAETVLDRVAVLDRGRVIACDTPAGLKALVADEVRLELVWRTEPPLEVPEVAALWKTSEAARAAGGASGRRWTLRLPPDDARAAIATVTGGPAFAALDDFTLATPSLEDVYIALGGRAEGAEGLVKA, from the coding sequence GTGAGGACGGGCGCGAAACAGGCGACGAGTGGCGATCTGGTGTGCACCGTGCGCGGCCTGGTAAAGACCTATCCCGCGGCGCGCGGTCGGCGCGGCGCGCCCGCCACGCCCGCCGTCCGGGCCAGCGACGGCATCGACCTCGATGTGGTGCGCGGCGAGGTCTTCGGGCTGCTCGGCCCCAACGGCGCCGGCAAGTCCACCCTCGTACGGCAGCTCACCGGTCTGCTGCGGCCCGACGAGGGCCAGGTGCGGGTGCTCGGCCACGATCTCGTACGCCACCCCGAGCGCGCCGCCCGGCTGCTCGGCTATCTGGGCCAGGACTCGACCGCGCTGGACGAGCTGACCGTCTCCCTCGCCGCCGAGACCACCGCGCGGCTGCGCGGCCTGGAGACCCGCGCGGCCCGCGCCGAGCGCGACGCGGTGATCGAGGAGCTGGGGCTCGGCGAGGTCGCAGGGCGCCCGCTGAAGAAGCTCTCCGGGGGCCAGCGGCGGCTGGCCTGCGTCGCCGCCGCGCTGGTGGGGGAGCGGCCGCTGCTGGTGCTGGACGAGCCCACCAGCGGGATGGACCCCGTCGCCCGGCGCGCCGTATGGGCGGCCGTGGACCGGCGGCGGGCCGAGCGGGGCGTGACGGTGGTGCTGGTCACCCACAATGTGATCGAGGCGGAGACGGTGCTGGACCGGGTCGCCGTGCTGGACCGCGGCCGGGTCATCGCCTGCGACACGCCCGCCGGGCTCAAGGCGCTGGTGGCCGACGAGGTGCGGCTGGAGCTGGTGTGGCGCACCGAGCCGCCGCTGGAGGTGCCCGAGGTCGCCGCCCTGTGGAAAACCTCCGAGGCGGCCCGGGCCGCCGGTGGCGCCTCCGGGCGGCGCTGGACGCTCCGGCTGCCGCCGGACGACGCGCGCGCCGCCATCGCCACCGTGACCGGCGGCCCCGCCTTCGCCGCGCTGGACGATTTCACCCTTGCCACGCCGAGCCTGGAGGATGTGTACATCGCCCTGGGGGGCCGTGCGGAGGGCGCGGAGGGGCTGGTGAAGGCGTGA
- a CDS encoding magnesium transporter, protein MTAPLTPHDQHSPHDEPAEGRPPSHEQPAGDAAVPYPTGYPAHPGQASGHPEHAGHAGHSDEHAGHAEHSDEHAEFSEHSEHSEPGPELRAELVQASLVAIAVAVSGVLLGLLWLWLAPKVPLVSDGSAVYLKNSEGEDAVGADGMFTLLGLAFGAVSAIIVFLLFRHGGIALVVGLAIGGVLASVIAWRLGVWLGPTSDVVAHAKAAGKGVTFDGPLKLGAKGALLAWSVAAMVIHLALTGLFGPRDPEPALPPAPRA, encoded by the coding sequence GTGACCGCACCGTTGACGCCGCATGATCAGCACTCGCCGCACGACGAGCCCGCCGAGGGCCGGCCGCCGTCCCATGAGCAGCCTGCCGGGGACGCCGCCGTGCCGTATCCCACCGGGTATCCCGCGCACCCGGGGCAGGCTTCGGGGCATCCGGAGCACGCCGGGCACGCCGGGCACTCTGACGAGCACGCCGGGCACGCCGAGCACTCTGATGAGCACGCCGAGTTCTCCGAGCACTCCGAGCACTCCGAGCCCGGGCCCGAGTTGCGTGCCGAACTGGTGCAGGCGTCGCTGGTCGCCATCGCGGTGGCGGTCTCCGGGGTGCTTCTCGGGCTGCTGTGGCTGTGGTTGGCGCCGAAGGTTCCCCTGGTCTCGGACGGTTCCGCCGTCTATCTGAAGAACTCGGAAGGGGAGGACGCGGTCGGCGCGGACGGGATGTTCACGCTGCTCGGGCTCGCCTTCGGCGCCGTCTCGGCCATCATCGTCTTTCTGCTCTTCCGCCACGGCGGTATCGCGCTGGTCGTCGGGCTGGCGATCGGCGGGGTGCTCGCCTCGGTGATCGCCTGGCGGCTGGGCGTATGGCTGGGGCCCACCTCGGACGTCGTGGCGCACGCCAAGGCGGCCGGTAAGGGCGTCACCTTCGACGGGCCGCTCAAGCTGGGCGCGAAGGGTGCGCTGCTGGCGTGGTCGGTGGCGGCGATGGTGATCCACCTGGCGCTGACCGGGCTCTTCGGCCCGCGGGACCCGGAGCCCGCACTGCCGCCCGCGCCGAGGGCGTAA